The window CTGTTCCCACGGAAACGCCACTTTTTGCAGAAACTACTATTACCGCGCCTTCTGCCGCACGGATGCCCTGCATTACTTCACCTACAAAGTCAAAATATCCGGGAGTGTCAATTACATTGATTTTATGATCCACCCATTCACAAGGTGCCATAGAAGTACTTATAGATATTTTTCTTTTAATTTCTTCGGGATCATAGTCAGACGTTGTAGTCCCGTCAGCAACTTTCCCAAATCTGTCCAGTACACCTGTATTGAACATCATAGCCTCTGCCAGAGTAGTTTTTCCTCCCCCACCATGTGCCAAGAGGCATATGTTCCGTAGTTTTTGCACGGAATAGTCCTTCATAATCATTCCCCCTTATTTTTTACAATTATTTCACACCTGTATAATAAACCGAGTTTCCCTTGGGAAAAACGTTATCCGGGTCATACATACACGCTTTACAGCTTGTTCTCATTTGTATAGAACCTTAATACAAAAAGTAAAGTGAAACAGAATAAAAGGGTTAATATAAACTATATTTATTATTATCTATTCTATATCAGTACAAAATTACCTTTTTTATATAATAAAAATTTTAAAATCTTGTGGCTTATAGCTGTTTATAATTTTCTAATGATGCTATATAATATAGGTTAATATAACAATCAGTATATATGATTGGTTATACGAAAGGGGCTTAGGGCCCTTGTGATATGGTAGAACGGTGTTTTTTTATTTTATTAACGTAAAACGGTAGAAAGGTGTTGAATTTTAATGATTATTGTAATGAATCCAAAGTCAAATCAAATGCAGATTGATGATGTCATCAACGTTCTGAAAAATTCGGGATTGGGAGTACATGTATCTCAGGGTACTGAGAGAACTATTATCGGTATAATCGGTGATAAGACGGTTCTCCGTGATATTCCTCTTGAAATTATGCCGGGGGTTGAAAAACTGGTTCCAATAGTGGAGTCCTTCAAGCTGGCCGGAAAAACATTTCAGCCTGAACCCAGTGTTGTCAATGTAAATGGTGTGAAAATAGGCGGTAAGGAATTGGTTATCATGGCAGGTCCTTGTGCAGTAGAAAGCCGTGAACAGATACTAGAAGCAGCACAGGCAGTAAAAAGGTCCGGTGCCCAGTTCCTAAGAGGAGGAGCTTTTAAGCCCAGAACCTCTCCATATGCATTTCAGGGTCTTGAAGAAGAAGGTCTGAAGCTTCTCAAAGAAGCAAAGGATGCAACAGGCTTGCAGATAATCACAGAAGTAACCAGCGATAAGGCAGTAGAGGTGTCCATACCATATGTTGATATGTTTCAGGTAGGCGCACGTAATGTACAGAACTTCCAGCTTTTGAAGGAAATAGGTAAATCTATGAAGCCGGTACTTCTGAAAAGAGGCTCTGCAACCACTATTGACGAATGGCTTAATGCTGCCGAATATATAATGAGTGAAGGCAATTACAATGTTGTCCTTTGCGAAAGAGGTATCAGAACCTTTGAAACAGCTACAAGGAACACCCTTGATTTAAGTGCAGTTCCGGTAGTTAAAAACATGAGCCATCTGCCCATAATAGTTGACCCCAGCCATGCTGCCGGAAAGTCAAAATATGTAATTCCTCTGTCAAGAGCCGCTATTGCAGCAGGTGCTGACGGCCTTATAGTTGAAGTACACCCTAACCCAATGTGTGCATTATCTGA of the Ruminiclostridium papyrosolvens DSM 2782 genome contains:
- the aroF gene encoding 3-deoxy-7-phosphoheptulonate synthase encodes the protein MIIVMNPKSNQMQIDDVINVLKNSGLGVHVSQGTERTIIGIIGDKTVLRDIPLEIMPGVEKLVPIVESFKLAGKTFQPEPSVVNVNGVKIGGKELVIMAGPCAVESREQILEAAQAVKRSGAQFLRGGAFKPRTSPYAFQGLEEEGLKLLKEAKDATGLQIITEVTSDKAVEVSIPYVDMFQVGARNVQNFQLLKEIGKSMKPVLLKRGSATTIDEWLNAAEYIMSEGNYNVVLCERGIRTFETATRNTLDLSAVPVVKNMSHLPIIVDPSHAAGKSKYVIPLSRAAIAAGADGLIVEVHPNPMCALSDAAQQLKPTEFDSLCEDISKLAPILEREFKHGC